A genomic segment from Polyangium mundeleinium encodes:
- a CDS encoding SAM-dependent methyltransferase, with protein MIKEKGTLVVVGTGIRTVGQLTGDTIARLKTSTKVFYIIADLVGEQVIKQIQPAAESLGRFYRLGRNRREAYDAMVERIMSAVRDGHRTCCAAYGHPGVFAFPTHEAIRRARAEGFEATMFPAVSAEDCLFADLGVDPANPGCNSHEATRFVLYKKSVDPTSGLILWQVGMFGDATYRPEGNRGQWIHVLVDRLLQHYPEDHEVTLYEAAVFINCPPRIERIALGKLADAELTPSTTLYVPPARRDVLDEETCAALGIERAALAR; from the coding sequence ATGATCAAAGAAAAAGGTACGCTCGTCGTCGTGGGCACCGGCATCCGGACGGTCGGTCAGCTCACCGGCGATACCATTGCAAGGCTCAAGACCTCCACGAAAGTCTTTTACATCATCGCCGATCTCGTCGGCGAGCAGGTCATCAAGCAGATTCAGCCCGCCGCGGAGTCGCTCGGCCGGTTTTACCGGCTCGGCCGCAATCGCCGGGAGGCGTACGACGCCATGGTCGAGCGGATCATGAGCGCCGTCCGCGACGGCCATCGCACGTGCTGCGCGGCGTACGGCCACCCGGGCGTCTTCGCCTTCCCCACGCACGAGGCCATTCGCCGGGCGCGCGCCGAGGGCTTCGAGGCCACGATGTTCCCGGCCGTCTCCGCCGAGGATTGCCTCTTCGCCGATCTCGGCGTCGACCCCGCGAACCCCGGCTGCAACAGCCACGAGGCCACGCGGTTCGTCCTGTACAAGAAGTCCGTCGACCCCACGTCGGGGTTGATCCTCTGGCAGGTCGGCATGTTCGGCGACGCGACGTACCGGCCCGAGGGCAACCGCGGCCAATGGATTCACGTGCTCGTCGATCGCCTGCTCCAGCATTACCCCGAGGACCACGAGGTCACCCTCTACGAGGCCGCGGTCTTCATCAATTGCCCCCCGCGCATCGAGCGAATCGCGCTCGGCAAACTCGCCGATGCCGAACTCACGCCCTCGACCACGCTTTACGTGCCCCCGGCCCGGCGCGACGTGCTCGACGAGGAGACGTGCGCCGCGCTCGGCATCGAACGCGCGGCCCTCGCGCGCTGA
- a CDS encoding protein kinase domain-containing protein has translation MRLRPGDTFDRYVIEALLGEGGMGEVYQARDVRLQRRVALKVLRKDAAADPEGWQRALVRMLREARAAAALNHPNTVSIYDIGEAENLPYLAMELIEGLSLRRLIGGGASISTRLGWLLDVARALSAAHRAGLVHRDVKPENVMLREDGAIKVLDFGIARRVRLDADEAASTQRGTEIGNKIGSLRSADTVTSEGVMVGTPAYMSPEQLTGDPVDARTDQFGWGVLAYELITGRVPFGANLEGIKLLSSILQDEPPSLDGLVPSVIERVLKRTVAKRKVDRFSSMDLVVDALAPYVASEHAGGLHDVVIPGPDSAQPETLAPEDVAPNARVLPLGPRMSRVAIATKSESAPPPARATPATHTMRSPDLDKAGRLTPAPPAPVVRVEMSSHAGKTTTAAMTTLESPALATAAPPKLGRRWPRWSMLGLGAIWVVAAAVWGTFWYRKKVAPPPVATMAPLPAPTPITELPISGSSNPAAIAAFREGLQALRDASWEFARGAFERATKADNGFGAAYLRLALIERFLTDTASTRLAFQRAVQLRSTMTERDQVLLDALEPLLQRDPPDVNETVKRIEDASNRYPRDAELVNLLVSLQMRAEPSRLLTLTDRCLELDPKYADCWHARSFSLFRIGKEREALSALDRCVELVPAAVDCLRERVLARKYLGQCDMLEADVRQWITKDPSSAIAHNELAGALQAGGQQGPAVKAAVEQAARKFRDQGRIEEAGRLRIHHAVISGDFEAAERIARELEQDIADESLEEKHIVPALALVQLYGELGQDKRAAEVADRFLAQRSAWTQPVVRSIWWDPTVAFLEAKRRGGGFDAVQFTLARASWESSFASSTNDMKQASIWFVGYAMPARTEAQAREALAAQPALQPATFYAQMAPRVEMWLGGVHYLAGDVERALPHLEVAARSCTALDEPILHTVATYRLGVAREQRNDKQGACSAYRAVLDRWGRAKGSVTAQGAVARAKALKCVE, from the coding sequence ATGCGCCTGCGCCCGGGCGATACCTTCGACCGGTACGTGATCGAAGCGCTCCTCGGCGAGGGGGGCATGGGCGAGGTGTATCAAGCGCGCGACGTCCGCCTGCAGCGCCGTGTCGCGCTGAAGGTCCTGCGCAAGGACGCCGCGGCCGATCCCGAGGGCTGGCAACGCGCCCTCGTCCGCATGCTCCGCGAGGCCCGGGCCGCCGCGGCGCTGAACCACCCGAACACCGTCTCCATCTACGACATCGGCGAGGCAGAGAATCTGCCCTACCTCGCGATGGAGCTCATCGAGGGCCTCTCGCTCCGGCGCTTGATCGGCGGCGGCGCCTCGATCTCCACGCGGCTCGGGTGGCTGCTCGACGTGGCCCGCGCCCTCTCCGCCGCCCACCGCGCGGGCCTCGTCCACCGCGACGTGAAGCCGGAAAACGTGATGCTGCGCGAGGACGGCGCCATCAAGGTCCTCGACTTCGGCATCGCCCGGCGCGTGCGCCTCGACGCCGACGAGGCCGCCTCCACCCAGCGCGGCACGGAGATCGGGAACAAGATCGGGTCGCTACGCAGCGCCGACACGGTCACGAGCGAAGGCGTCATGGTCGGCACCCCGGCGTATATGTCGCCCGAGCAGCTCACGGGAGATCCGGTCGACGCGCGGACGGATCAGTTCGGTTGGGGCGTGCTCGCGTACGAGCTCATCACGGGCCGCGTGCCCTTCGGCGCGAACCTCGAAGGCATCAAGCTGCTCTCGTCCATCTTGCAGGACGAGCCCCCGTCGCTCGACGGCCTCGTGCCGTCGGTGATCGAGCGTGTCCTCAAGCGCACGGTCGCGAAGCGCAAAGTCGACCGCTTCTCCTCGATGGATCTCGTGGTCGACGCGCTCGCGCCTTATGTCGCGTCCGAGCACGCGGGCGGCCTGCACGACGTCGTGATCCCCGGGCCCGACTCCGCGCAGCCGGAGACCCTGGCGCCCGAGGACGTGGCGCCGAACGCGCGCGTGCTGCCGCTCGGGCCGAGGATGTCCAGGGTCGCGATCGCGACGAAGTCGGAGTCCGCGCCGCCACCCGCGCGCGCCACGCCTGCCACGCACACGATGCGCTCGCCGGACCTCGACAAGGCCGGGCGCCTCACGCCGGCGCCGCCCGCGCCCGTCGTGCGCGTGGAGATGTCCAGCCATGCGGGGAAGACCACGACGGCGGCGATGACCACACTCGAATCGCCGGCCCTGGCGACGGCGGCTCCGCCGAAGCTCGGGCGGCGGTGGCCGCGCTGGTCGATGTTGGGCCTCGGCGCGATATGGGTCGTGGCCGCGGCGGTGTGGGGGACCTTCTGGTATCGGAAGAAAGTTGCGCCCCCGCCCGTGGCCACGATGGCGCCCCTGCCTGCGCCCACGCCGATCACGGAGCTGCCCATTTCGGGATCGTCGAACCCTGCAGCGATCGCCGCGTTTCGGGAGGGTTTGCAGGCCTTGCGGGACGCGTCCTGGGAGTTCGCGCGGGGGGCGTTCGAGCGCGCGACGAAGGCCGACAATGGGTTTGGCGCGGCGTATCTGCGCCTCGCGCTCATCGAGCGGTTCCTCACCGACACGGCGAGCACGCGGCTCGCCTTCCAGCGCGCCGTGCAGCTCCGGAGCACGATGACGGAGCGGGATCAGGTCCTCCTCGACGCGCTCGAACCCCTCCTCCAGCGAGATCCTCCGGACGTGAACGAGACGGTCAAGCGGATCGAGGACGCCTCGAACCGATATCCGCGGGACGCCGAGCTCGTCAATTTGCTGGTGTCGCTGCAGATGCGCGCCGAGCCCTCGCGGCTCCTCACGCTGACCGACCGATGCCTCGAGCTCGATCCGAAATACGCGGATTGCTGGCATGCACGGTCGTTTTCGCTCTTCCGGATCGGAAAGGAGCGGGAGGCGCTCTCGGCGCTCGATCGTTGCGTCGAGCTCGTGCCGGCGGCGGTGGATTGCCTGCGCGAGCGGGTCCTCGCGCGGAAGTATCTCGGGCAGTGCGACATGCTCGAAGCGGACGTGCGGCAATGGATCACCAAGGATCCGAGCTCGGCGATCGCCCACAACGAGCTCGCCGGGGCCCTGCAGGCCGGCGGGCAGCAAGGCCCCGCCGTGAAGGCGGCCGTCGAGCAGGCGGCGAGGAAATTCCGGGATCAGGGGCGCATCGAGGAGGCCGGCCGGCTGCGCATTCATCATGCGGTCATCTCCGGCGACTTCGAGGCCGCCGAGCGCATCGCGCGCGAGCTCGAACAAGACATCGCCGACGAATCCCTGGAGGAGAAGCACATCGTCCCGGCCCTCGCGCTCGTCCAGCTTTATGGGGAGCTCGGCCAGGACAAACGCGCGGCCGAGGTGGCCGATCGATTTCTCGCGCAACGCTCGGCGTGGACGCAGCCGGTCGTCCGGTCGATCTGGTGGGATCCGACGGTCGCGTTCCTCGAAGCGAAGCGGCGGGGGGGCGGGTTCGACGCCGTGCAATTCACCCTGGCGCGCGCCTCGTGGGAGAGCAGCTTCGCGAGCAGCACGAACGACATGAAGCAGGCCTCGATCTGGTTCGTCGGGTACGCCATGCCTGCACGAACGGAGGCCCAGGCGCGGGAGGCGCTCGCGGCGCAGCCCGCGCTCCAGCCGGCGACCTTTTATGCGCAAATGGCGCCGCGGGTGGAGATGTGGCTCGGCGGCGTCCATTACCTGGCCGGCGACGTCGAGCGCGCCTTGCCGCACCTCGAAGTGGCCGCCCGCTCCTGCACGGCCCTCGACGAGCCCATTCTCCACACCGTCGCGACGTATCGCCTCGGCGTCGCGCGCGAGCAGCGAAACGACAAACAAGGCGCGTGCTCCGCGTATCGAGCCGTGCTCGATCGCTGGGGGCGCGCGAAGGGCTCGGTCACGGCCCAGGGCGCCGTGGCCCGGGCAAAAGCGTTGAAATGCGTCGAATGA